The following DNA comes from Nocardioides sp. JQ2195.
GTCGGTCGCGAGTCCGCCGACCTCGAAGAGGACGTCCTTGCGGAAGATGCCGAAGGCACCCGAGATGATCAACAGTCCGCCGGTTGCCGACCAGCCGGCGCGACCGATCATGAACGCGCGGAGGTACTCGACGACCTGCACCCTGGCCAACCACCGGCGCGGCATGCGGACGTCGGTGACCCGTCCACGCCGGACGCTCGAACCATTGGCCACCCGGATCACTCCCCCGGCGGCGACCACCTTCTCCGGATCGTCCGCGAACGGGCGGGAGACGTGCAGCAACGAGTCCGGGTCCAGGAGGGAGTCGGCGTCGACCATGCACACCAGCTCCTTGCGGGCCAGGTTGATGCCCACGTTGAGCGCATCGGCCTTTCCGCCGTTGGTCTTGGTCACCAGCACGAGGTTGTTGTTGCCCTGGCGTGAGAGGTAGGTGGCCTCGACGACGCTCTCGGTCGGCACCGCGTCATCCACGACGAGCGGCACCTCGACGAGGTCGAACGCCTCGATCAGCACGGCGACGGTTGCGTCCTTGGAGCCGTCGTCGACGACGACGATCTCGAAGTCGGGGTAGCGCATCGACAGCATCGCCCGGACCGACTCGACGATGGTGGCTTCCTCGTTGTAGGCCGGCATCAGGACGGACACGCCCCGCGCCAGCGGCTCGCCGAAGGACTCGTCGTACGCCGCGAACTCGGCCCGCCGTCGATGGCCGATGAAGTCGGAGACAGCCAGCACGGTGAGGACCAGGAAGCTGGTGTTGATCATCAGTGAGTAGGCGATGAAGAACCAGCCCATCGCCTCGACGAGAGCAGGGAAGACCTGGAGCCAGCTCATCGGGCGGCACTCCTCAATGCGTCCACGGCGAGGGCTTCGCCGGCGTAGGGCGACGTGTGGGCCCGCAGCTCCGCACGACCGGCCTCCCCGAGGCGCAGCAGGGCTGCTGCGATGGCGCGGGCGGCCAACCGCGGCGAGGCCATCAGGGCTCGGGAGAGGGCGGCTGCGGCCCGCACGTCACCGATCTCGCCGAGGGCCCGCGCGGCGACTTCGCGCAACCGGTCGTCGTCACTGTCGAGCTGTTCCACCAACGCCGGAACGGCGACCTGGCTACCGATGGCGCCGAGCGCCGTCGCGGCAGCGACCCGGACCGCACCGTCGCGGGCCGCGAGAGCCTGCACCAGCAAGGGGACCGCGACGGTGTCACCGATCAGCCCGAGCGCGATGGCCGCGACCTCGGCGACACGATCGTGGTCGTGGTCGGTCCGGAGCGCCGTCTCGAGCTGGCGGCGCAGCTCGGGCGACGCCTCGATGCCCATGCGTTGCAGGGCGGAGACGACGTCCCTGGTCATCGCTGGCTCGTCGGCGCACGACAGCACGGCTGGGACGCGCGTCGGGTCTCCGATGCTGCCCAGCGCCCGCAGCGCCACTCGTCTGACCAGGAACTGCCGGTCGTCGAGCAACGTGGCCAGCACCGGTCCGTCGCCGGGGTCGCGGAGCGCGCCCAGCCGGTGGGCCCCACGACAGCGGATCACGGCCGACCGGCTTCGCACCAGCTGCCGAGCCCGTTGTGCCGCCCCGCGCTCGCGCACGACGGCGACCAGCCGCTCACGCGTCTCCCCGCGCACCTTGGGCAGGAGACTGAAGATCTGGGACTCCGTGCGGTCCCACTCGCCACCCCGCATGCCGACGATGCGGTCCCGGGCCCTCTCCACCTCGTCGTCCTCCCCCATCACGAACGACAGCACGACCTCGCGCACGACGGCATGCTCCTGCTGGAGCCGGGCCGCCCGACGATCCGTGGTCACCCGCAGCACCACGAGGGCCACCACGGCGACGATCGACGCCCCGAGGAACCACACGACCGTCCAGAGGAGGAACGTCACCTACCGCTCCGTGCCAGCACTGCGGCCACCCGGGATGCGAGCTCCCGCGGGGAGAACGGCTTGGTGATGTAGTCGTCGGCGCCCACCGCGAACCCCTGTTCCACATCGGACTCCTGCGCCCGCGCGGTCAGCATGATGATCGGCAGCCGGGCCGTCGCCTGCTCCTGGCGGAGCGCACGAGCCGCGTCGAGCCCACTCATGCCCGGCATCATCACATCGAGCAACGCGAGGTCGGGGAGCTCCTGGAGACAGGCGGTCACGGCCGCGGCCCCGTCACCGACCGATCGGACGTCGTGTCCGTTCTGCCTGAGCTTGAAGGCCACGAGCTCACGGATGTCCTCGTCGTCGTCGGCCACCACGATCTTTGCCATGACGGCAGCCTAGCCGCGACGAATCACCCGGTCGTTCCCAACACCCCATGCGCCTCGAGGCGGGTCACCCGGACCGAGTGTCAGCCGCCGGTGCCGGTGGCGGGCGTCGACCTTTGCAGACGGGTGAGGAGCTCGATGTTGTTCCGGGACTTCTTCAGCCGCTGCAGCAGCGTCTCCGCAGCCTCCTCGACTGCCATCCCGGAGAAGGATCGGCGCAGCTCCGCGATGATCTCGACCTCCTCCTCACCCAGCAGCAGGTCCTCGCGTCGGGTGCCCGACTGCACGACGTCGATCGCCGGGAAGACCCGCCTCTCGGCGAGCTCCCCGCGCAACCGCAGCACCATGTTGGCGGTGTCCCTGATCTCCTCGAAGATCACGTCGTCCATCTTCGAACCGGACTCGATCCGCGCGGCCGCCACGATGGTCAACGAACCGCCGCCCTCGATGTTGCGGGCAGCGCCGAAGAACGCCTTCGGCGGGTGGAGTGCTGCCGAGTCACCGCCTCCCGGGAGCACCCGACCGCTGGTCGACGTCGACATGTTGTAGGCACGGCCCAGTCGAGTGATCCCGTCGAGCAGCACGACCACGTCGTGCCCGAGCTCCACGAGGCGCTTGGCTCGTTCGATGGCCAGCTCGGCGACCGTGGTGTGGTCGCTGGCCGGACGGTCGAAGGTCGACGAGATGACCTCGCCCTTGACCGAACGCTGGAAGTCCGTGACCTCTTCGGGCCGCTCGTCGATCAGGACCACCATCAGGTGGCACTCCGGGTTGTTGGTCGTGATCGAGCTGGCGATCGACTGCAGGACCGTCGTCCTGCCGGCCTTGGCCGGCGACACGATCAGGCCACGTTGTCCCTTGCCGATCGGTGCCGCGATGTCGACGATCCGCCCGATCAGGTTGCTCGCGTCGGTCTCGAGGCGGAGTCGCTCGGAGGGGTGGACAGGAGTCAGCTGGGAGAAGTCGACCCGGTTGCGCACCGACTCGGGGTCGGCACCGTTGACCGCATCGATGCGGACCATCGGGTTGAACTTCTCCTTGCGCTCGCCCTCACGCGGCTGGCGGACCTGGCCGACGATCGCGTCTCCGCGACGGAGGCCGAACTTGCGCACCATGGAGAGCGAGACGTAGACGTCGTCGGCTCCGGGCAGGTAGCCGCTCGTGCGGACGAAGGCGTAGTTGTCGAGGACATCGAGGATGCCCGCAGCCGGCACGAGGACGTCGTCCTCGAGGATCGTGGTGTCGGGCTCGTTGCGGGTGCGACCGCCACGCTCGTTGCGCTCGGAGCGGTCACGCCCTCGGCGGCGACGGTTGCGACTCGTGTTGCCCTGGTCGTCGTGGTCCTGCTGGTTCTGGTTCTGCTGGTTCTGGTTCTGCTGGTTGTCGCGCCCCTGGCCGGCCTGCTGCTTGTCGTCCTGCCCGCTGTCCTGCTGGTCCTGCTGCTTGTCACGGCCCTGCTGACCCCGGGCGTTCTGCTGGTTCTGCTGGCCCTGCTGCTGGCCGCGCCCCTGCTTGTCGCCGCCCTGTTTGTCACGGCCCTGGCCGGACTGCTGCTCGCCGCCCTGCTGGTTCTGCTGGTTCTGCTGGTTCGGCTGGCCCTGCTCCTGGTCGCGCCCCTGCTTGTCCCGGCCCTGCTTGTCGCGCCCCTGCTTCTCGCCGCCCTGCTTGTCGCCGCCCTGCTTGTCACGGCCCTGGCCGGACTGCTGCTCGCCGCCCTGCTGGTTCTGCTGGCCCTGCTCCTGGTCGCGCCCCTGCTTGTCGCGCCCCTGCTTGTCGCCGCCCTGCTTGTCACGGCCCTGGCCGGACTGCTGCTCGGAATCCTGCTGGCGGCGGCCACCTCGGTGGTCCTGCTTGTCGTTGCTCGCGCCATCAGCACGAGGAGCCGACCCGTCGCGGGTGGCAACGTGGTCGCCCGCCTGCTGCGCCGACGAGTCCTGCACCGTGCCCTGCGTCGCGTCCTGCGTCGTGTCCTGCGTCGTGTCCTGTGCCTGGGCTGGGTCCGACGCCCGCTTCGAGGGGGCCTTCGCGGCCGCCGCACCCTTGGTGGAGTTGGCGTGCTCGGTCTGGACGGCCTTGATCGCCGCGACCAGCTGGGCCTTCTTCATGCTCTCGGCGCCGCTGATGCCGATGGCACCCGCCATCGCCTTGAGGTCGGCGATCAGCATGGAGTTGAGTCCACCACTGCGCTTCTTCGGAGCCGAGGCTGCGGCGGTGGTCGATTCGGTGGATTCCGTCACGTGAGGTCCTTACCACGTATCTGTGCCGATGCGGCTCGAGTGCCGTCGACATCTCGTGTGTGTGCCTCGTCGCCTCCGGAGGCGGGATCACCGTGGGTGACGGTCGACTCACGACGGACGAACAAGGAGAGGTGCACCGCGCCGGGCGAGCCGGGTCAAGTGCGAACGCCGAATGATCATGGCGCGCAGTCAGCCTAACACCGGCGTCGACGACTCCCGGGCGGGACCACCCCGACCGGCGCGGCGACGACAACGCCGCCACGCGGGGATCCCCGGTCAGCCGGCGAGGCGTGCCCCGGTCGTCTCGAGGTCCAGGTGCAACGCGGTCCAGCCTTCCGGGCAGCGTGCCACCAGTGCCGCAGCCCCGGTCGACCAGTCACCCAGCGGCTGCATGGGTCCGTCGGTGAAGACGAGGACCGTCGGTCCGGCCCCGGAGATGATGGCGGCGTGCCCGTCAGCACGCAGCGCACGCATCAGCGCCCAGGACTCGGGCATCGCCGACTCGCGGTAGTCCTGGTGCAGGTAGTCGCGAGTGGCGAGCGGAAGCAGCTCGGGCTTTCCGGCGAGGCTGGCCACCAGGAGCGCCGTACGCCCGGCATTCGCTGCCGCGTCGGCGTGGGGAACCGACTCCGGCAACAGGCCCCGCGCGGACTCGGTGGAGACCGGTGTGGGCGGGATGAAGACGACCGCGGACACCCGGGGATCGAGGGCGGACGTCGCGGCCCAGAAGTCGTTGGCCTCCCGACCGGAGATCACGAACCCTCCGTGGAGCGCGGGCGCGACGTTGTCGGGGTGACCTTCCAGCTCCGCGGCCAGGCGGAACACCGCCTCGTCGTCCATCACCAGCTGTCCGCCGGCCACCAGCGCCCGTGCCAGGACGATGCCTCCGACGATGGCGGCCGACGACGACCCCATCCCGCGAGCGTGGGGGATCCGGTTCAGGCAGTGCAGCCGCAGCCCCCGGGGCTGGCCCTGCATGACGTCGAAGGCGGCCCGCATCGCCCGCACGACCAGGTGCGACTCGTCGCGCGGCACGTCGTCAGCACCGTTCCCCTCGATCCCGATCACGATTCCGTCATCGGTCACCTCGGCGGTCAGCTCGTCCCTCAGGGCGAGAGCCAGCCCGAGGGAGTCGAAGCCGGGCCCGAGGTTGGCCGAGGTGGCCGGGACGGACACGGTGATCGGTCCCTCGATGAAACGGACCATGTCAGACGAGGCCGGCGGCGGCCGCTGCCGCGTCGACATCGGGATCCACCACGTTGTCGACCAGCTCGCCGAACCCCTCCAGCGCTGTGGCGGTGTCCTTGAGGCCGTGGCCCGTCACGGTGATCACGACCGTCGTGCCGGTGAAGCTCTCCCCCGCCTCGAGTGCCTTGAGCAGCCCGGCGACGCCGGCCGCCGAGGCGGGCTCCACGAAGACGCCGTCACTGGAGGCCAGCTTCTGCTGCGCGGCGAGGATCTCGGCATCGCTCAGCGCCGTGAAGTGGCCGCCGGACTCACTCGCGGCTGCCTCGGCGAGCTTCCACGACGCCGGGTTGCCGACGCGGATCGCGGTCGCCTTGGTCTCCGGGTCCGGGAACGGCTCACCGGTGACGAGCGGGGCCGCGCCCTCGGCCTGGAAGCCTCGCATCACCGGTCGACGGGTGGCGTTGCCGGAGGCGACGTACTCGTTGTATCCCAACCAGTACGCCGAGATGTTGCCGGCATTGCCGACCGGCAGGAAGTGGAAGTCGGGGGCGTCACCGAGGAAGTCCACGATCTCGAACGAGGCAGTCTTCTGTCCCTGCAGCCGGATCGGGTTGACCGAGTTCACCAGCGCCACCGGGTAGTTCTCCGACAGGCCGCGGGCAATCTGCAGGCAGTCGTCGAAGTTTCCGCGGACCATGATCACCTGGGCCCCGTGCACGATCGCCTGGGCCATCTTGCCGGCCGCGATCTTGCCCTCGGGCACGAGCACCAACGGCTTGAGCCCGGCCTTGACCGCGTAGGCGGCCATCGATGCCGACGTGTTGCCGGTCGACGCGCACACCACGGCCTTGGCACCCTCGAACGCGGCCACCGAGATCGCGGCGGTCATGCCACGGTCCTTGAACGAGCCGGTCGGGTTGTCGCCCTCGACCTTCAACCACACCTGCGCGCCGGTCAGCCCGGAGAGCCAGCCCGACTCGACCAGGGGGGTGCCACCCTCGCGAAGGGTGATCGCCGGTGTGCCCGCGGGGATGTCGAGGCGGTCGCGGTACTCCTCGATCACGCCCCTCCACTGGTGGACGCCGGTGCTGCCGCTCATTCGCTCTCCCCTTCCACACGCATCACCGAAGTGACCTCACGAACCATGTCCATGTCCTGCAGGTGCGCCACCGTCGCGGCGAGCTGGGCGTCGGTCGCACGGTGCGAGACCACCACGAGCTGAGCGTCCTCACCACGGCCCTCCTGACGCACCGTCTGGATGGAGACGCCGTGCTCGGCGAACGCCTGCGCCACCGCGGCGAGCACACCGGCTCGATCCATCACGTCGATGGCGACGTGATAACGGGTCACGGTCTCGCCCATCGGCAGCACCGCGAGATCGGCGTACGCCGACTCACCCGGGCCGCGGGTGTCGCTGAGCCGGTTGCGAGCCGCCGAGACCAGGTCGCCCAGGACGGCCGAGGCGGTCGGTGAACCACCGGCACCGGGGCCGTAGAACATCAGCTGGCCGGCAGCCTCCGACTCCACGAACACTGCGTTGTAGGCCTCTCGCACCGACGCCAGCGGGTGCGTGGCCGGGATCATCGCCGGGTGGACGCGCGCCGAGACCGCACCGTCCTTCAGCTCACAGATCGCCAGCAGCTTGACCACGCACTTCATGTCGCGCGCCGACTGCACGTCGGCCGCGCTCACCTCGGAGATGCCCTCGCGATAGACGTCGGCGGCGTTCACGCGCGTGTGGAAGGAGATGCTGGCCAGGATCGCGGCCTTCGCGGCTGCGTCGAAACCCTCGACGTCCGCGGTGGGGTCCGCCTCGGCGTACCCGAGCTCCTGGGCCTCCTCGAGGGCCTCGGCGAAGCCGGCCCCGGAGGTCTCCATCTTGTCGAGGATGAAGTTGGTGGTGCCGTTGACGATGCCCAGCACACGGGTGACCTTGTCGCCGGCCAGTGATTCGCGCAGGGGACGCAGGATGGGAATGGCGCCGGCGACCGCGGCCTCGTAGTAGACGTCGCGGCCGGCCTTGGCGGCGGCGTCGAACAGGGTCGGGCCGTCCTCGGCCAGCAGCGCCTTGTTGGCGGTGACCACCGAGGCGCCGTTCTCCAGGGCGGTCAGGATCAGCCCACGGGCCGGCTCGATGCCACCGATGACCTCCACCACGAGGTCGATGTCACCGCGCGTCAACAGTCCTTCGGCGTCGGTGGTCAGCAGGCCCTCGGGCACCTCGATCTCACGCGGCGCGTCGAGGCGGCGGACCGCCACGCCCACGAGCTCGACGGGGGCGCCGATCCGGGCGGTCAGGTCGTCGCTCTGCTCGGTGAGCAGTCGCACCACCTGGGACCCGACCGATCCGCAGCCCAGGACGGCGACCTTCAGCCGCTTCCCGGACCCCATGCTGCTTGCCTGACTCAACTGCTTGCTCCATCCGTGTGCCGTGCGTCCTGAGCGGCCACGTCCGTGGCCAGCAGGTCGTCCTCAGTCTCTCGTCGTACGACGACGCGCGCGACACCGTCCCGCACAGCGATCACCGGTGGGCGCAGGGCGTGGTTGTAGTTGGACGCCATCGAGCGGCAGTAGGCACCCGTCCCGGGGACGGCCACGAGGTCGCCGGGGGCCACGTCGCCGGGCAGGAACTCGTCCTTGACGATGATGTCACCGGCCTCGCAGTGCTTGCCGACCACCCGCGCCAGCACCGGCGCCGCGTCGGAGCGTCGTGAGGCCAGGGTGCAGGAGTAGTCAGCGTCATAGAGGGCAGTGCGGATGTTGTCGCTCATGCCCCCATCGACCGACACGTAGGTGCGCCGGGGGTTGGCGTCCTTGGGGCCGTCGAGTGCGACCTCCTTGACTGTGCCCACCTCATAGATGGAGCACATGCTGGGTCCGACGATCGCCCGGCCGGGCTCGATCGAGAGCCGCGGCTCGTCGACGCCGAGCGCCCGGCACTCGTGCTCGACGATCTTGCTCATCTCGGTGGCCAGCTGTGCGGGGTCGGACGGGTCGTCCTGCGTCGTGTAGGCAATGCCGAAGCCCCCGCCGAGGTCCATCTCGGGCATGGTGACCGACAGCTCGTCCGAGACCCGGGCGTGCAGGGCCAGCACCCGTCGCGCGGCCACCTCGAACCCGGAGGAGTCGAAGATCTGGCTGCCGATGTGGCTGTGCAGTCCGAGCAGCTCGAGGCCAGGCGCCGCGAGCACCCGGCGTACCGCCTCGAAGGCGTCGCCTGCCGTGATGGAGAAGCCGAACTTCTGGTCCTCGTGGGCGGTGGCGATGTATTCGTGGGTGTGCGCCTCGACGCCGGCGGTGACCCGGATCATCACCTTCGCGCGCGCACCGATCTCGACCAGCCGGTCGATCTCGTGGAAGGAGTCGACGACGATGCGGCCGACCCCGACCTCCACGGCGCGGCGCAGGTCTGCCGTCGACTTGTTGTTGCCGTGGTAGCCGATGCGGGCCGGGTCCACGCCGCCCCTCAGCGCGACGGTGAGCTCGCTGTTGGAGCAGACGTCGAGACAGAGGCCCTCCTCGGCGATCCACCGGGCGACGGTCGTGCACAGGAACGCCTTGCCCGCGTAGTAGACGTCGTAGGCCGCGAAGGCATCGCGGAAGGCGCGGGCGCGGCCACGGAAGTCGTCCTCGTCGAGGACGTACGCCGGAGAGCCGTGCTCGGCGACCAGGTCACGCAGGTCCACTCCCCCCACGACCAGCGCGCCGTCGTCGTTCTTGTGGGCGGTCGAGGACCAGAGCTGCTGGACCAGGGTGTTGGAGTCGTCAGGCTCGCGCAACCACTGGGGCCCACGCAGGGCACCATCGGCGTGCGCCCAGCCGGACGGGTGGGCGGTGGGCACTGCGGCTCACATCCTTTCGGGAGCAGAGACACCGAGCAGGTCGAGCCCGTTGCCGAGCACGGTCCGGGTCGCGTGGACCAGCACCAGGCGCGCCTCGTTGAGCGGACCTGCCGGCTCATCACCCTGCGGCAACATCCGGCACTCGCGGGTGTCGTACCACTTGTTGAACACCGACGTGGTGTCCTCCAGGTAACGCGCGACCCTGTGCGGTTCCCTGAGCTCGGCGGCGCTCGCCACCACCCGCGGGAACTCGGCCAGGGCCCGGAGGAGGCGGCCCTCGAGCTCGTGGGAGAGAAGGCCCGGGTCGAACGAGTCGCCCTCGGGCAGGCTCATCCCCAGGTCGGAGGCGTTCTCGATCATCCGGCAGGTGCGGGCGTGGCCGTACTGCACGTAGTAGACCGGGTTGTCGTTGGAGGCCTTGGTGATCTCCTCGACGTCGAGAGTGAGCGGGGAGTCCGCGGGATAGCGCGCCAGGGAGTAGCGCAACGCGTCCACACCGATCTCGTCGGCGAGCTCAGTGAGCGTGACGATCGTGCCGGCCCGCTTGGAGAGCTTGAGCTCCTCGCCGTCACGCAGGATCTTGACCAGCTGGCCGATCATCACGTCGAGCGTCTCGGCCGGGTCGTCGCCCGCGCAGGCTGCCATCGCCCGGAGCCGTCCGACGTAGCCGTGGTGGTCGGCGCCGAGCAGGTAGATGCAGTGGTCGAAGCCCCGGGCGCGCTTGTTGAGGTAATAGGCAGTGTCGGAGGCGAAGTAGGTCAGCTCGCCGTCCGACTTGATCAGCACCCGGTCCTTGTCGTCGCCGAAGTCGGTGGTGCGCATCCACAGGGCGCCCCCCTCCTCGAAGACGTGGCCCAGCTCCTTGAGCCTGGCCAGGGTCTCGGGCACCGCACCGTCGTCATGCAACGACAGCTCGGAGAACCACACGTCGAAGTGAGTGTTGAAGACCTCCAGTGCCCGCTGCTGCTCCGCGAGCTGGATCTCGTACCCCTTCGCCCGCACCGCAGCCCGACGTTCCTCGTCGGGCAGGTCGAAGATGCCGGGACTGGCCGCTCCCACCTGGCGGGCGAGGTCGTCGATGTAGCCGCCGGCGTAGCCGTTCTCGGGCTTGGGCTCTCCCAGCGCCGAGGCGACGATGGAGTCGGCGAAGTGGTTCATCTGGACGCCGCGGTCGTTGATGTAGAACTCACGCGTCACATCGGCACCGGCCGCCGAGAGCACGCGCCCGATGGCGTCACCGAGCACGGCCCACCTGGTGTGGCCGAGGTGCAGCGGACCGGTCGGGTTCGCCGAGATGAACTCGACGTTGATCCGCTGGCCGGCCATCGTCTCGGAGGTGCCGTACGACGTCCCTGCCGCGACCACGCTCGCGGCCACCTGGCCCTGGGCCCCGGCGTCGACGCTGATGTTGAGGAATCCCGGGCCGGCGACCTCGACGCCCGCGACACCGTCGGAGTCGGCGAGCTTCGCTGCGACCAGCTCGGCCAGGGCGCGCGGGTTGGTCCCGGCCTTCTTGGCCAGCTGCAGCGCCACGTTCGTGGCGTAGTCTCCGTGGCCCTTCTGGCGGGGACGCTCGATCGTCACCTCGGTCGGGACCCCGTCGGGGAGGACGAGGGCTCCCTCGTCGACGAGGGAGGTGAGGACGGTGACGACGGCGGAGGAGAGCTGCTCGGGATTCACCCGCCCAGCCTATCGGCGGGAGTCGGTTTCCCTCACTCGAGTATCGACCGGTAGTCTTCTGCAGCGCGCCCGGTCACAGCACTGGGTGCGCATGCCTCCGTAGCTCAGGGGATAGAGCACTGGTTTCCGGTACCAGGTGCCGCAGGTTCGAATCCTGCCGGAGGCGCACAATCATCTCGGAAGAGATCGCAGGAGTCCCGGTCCCACTCGTTGGGCCCGGGACTCCTGGATTTCGGGCCGATCCGGCCTGTGTGCCGCATCACTGCGCGGCCCAAGTGGCGTGGGGCGCCCTCATCCCAGTTCTCGCGAAAGCGCCACGCCTTGCAAGAACTTGCGAAAGACTTCGTAACAGATCTGCCCCCCAAACGTTCTAGCTTAAGAGGCCACTCGGGAGCAGTCTTCGGCCGAACAACCAATTTCATTCATTCTGGGGAGAACACATGAAGACGTCCGTGCGGCGATTCCTTGCCGCCTCGACCGTGGCCGCGATGGCCGCGGCAGGCACCTTGTCCATCACTGCGGGCGCCGACGCCCAGTCGGCCCAAGCCGCGAAGCGCACCACCGACTACGTCTTCAATGGATATGCCTACGGCACCAAGGCCACCACCGGACTGGTCGGGGTCACCTCGTCCCCGACGGCGAACTCGACCGTCGGTTGCACCCGCAACACCGGCAAGCGCGACCACAAGTCGATCGCGGACACGAACGTCGCCGGGGTGCTGAAGGTCGGCACGATCACCAGCAACACCTCGAGCTACCGCAAGAACGGTCGCGTCGGCACGCTCAGCACCAACCAGGTGGCTGCGGTCACGCTGGGCGACCCGAACGGCATCCGCATCGAGATCACCGGCCTGTCCACCAAGGCGAACGCCTTTGCGGGCAAGTCCGGCAAGCTGCACGCCAAGGCCACCTTCGACGCGCTGAAGATCAACGCCAAGACCGGAACCGTCCTCGACGACATCCTCGACGGCGTGGCCAACCCGTTGAACGTCCTCCTCAAGGAGATCCAGAAGAACGGTGGGAGCCTGCCGATCCCGGGTCTCGGAGTGCTCAACCTCGGCGACAAGACCGAGAACGTCACCAAGAAGCACGCTCGTGCCCGCGCCACCAGCCTGCGCGTGAAGCTCTACGGCCCCGACGCCGCCCCCGGCGGCGGTGACGACATCTCCGTGCGCATCGGCCGGGCCAACGCCCGCATCGCCA
Coding sequences within:
- a CDS encoding glycosyltransferase family 2 protein codes for the protein MSWLQVFPALVEAMGWFFIAYSLMINTSFLVLTVLAVSDFIGHRRRAEFAAYDESFGEPLARGVSVLMPAYNEEATIVESVRAMLSMRYPDFEIVVVDDGSKDATVAVLIEAFDLVEVPLVVDDAVPTESVVEATYLSRQGNNNLVLVTKTNGGKADALNVGINLARKELVCMVDADSLLDPDSLLHVSRPFADDPEKVVAAGGVIRVANGSSVRRGRVTDVRMPRRWLARVQVVEYLRAFMIGRAGWSATGGLLIISGAFGIFRKDVLFEVGGLATDCIGEDAELVVRIYRWMGDIDHDGRVVFVSEPVAWTEAPEDRSVLAKQRRRWHRGLAEILGRHRGMLLRPKYGVIGMITMPWFVLFELLAPFLELFGLAYFLVVLGLLGLEHLDWLGGHDLVDLWLVVLLLAVSILYAFLLTLVALLAEEVSYRRYSGVRDLLRSIRGAVEENFGYRQLTAWWRVGGAMEAVRKSTPDWGDMKRRGFGGSD
- a CDS encoding HEAT repeat domain-containing protein, whose protein sequence is MTFLLWTVVWFLGASIVAVVALVVLRVTTDRRAARLQQEHAVVREVVLSFVMGEDDEVERARDRIVGMRGGEWDRTESQIFSLLPKVRGETRERLVAVVRERGAAQRARQLVRSRSAVIRCRGAHRLGALRDPGDGPVLATLLDDRQFLVRRVALRALGSIGDPTRVPAVLSCADEPAMTRDVVSALQRMGIEASPELRRQLETALRTDHDHDRVAEVAAIALGLIGDTVAVPLLVQALAARDGAVRVAAATALGAIGSQVAVPALVEQLDSDDDRLREVAARALGEIGDVRAAAALSRALMASPRLAARAIAAALLRLGEAGRAELRAHTSPYAGEALAVDALRSAAR
- a CDS encoding response regulator; the protein is MAKIVVADDDEDIRELVAFKLRQNGHDVRSVGDGAAAVTACLQELPDLALLDVMMPGMSGLDAARALRQEQATARLPIIMLTARAQESDVEQGFAVGADDYITKPFSPRELASRVAAVLARSGR
- the rho gene encoding transcription termination factor Rho; translation: MTESTESTTAAASAPKKRSGGLNSMLIADLKAMAGAIGISGAESMKKAQLVAAIKAVQTEHANSTKGAAAAKAPSKRASDPAQAQDTTQDTTQDATQGTVQDSSAQQAGDHVATRDGSAPRADGASNDKQDHRGGRRQQDSEQQSGQGRDKQGGDKQGRDKQGRDQEQGQQNQQGGEQQSGQGRDKQGGDKQGGEKQGRDKQGRDKQGRDQEQGQPNQQNQQNQQGGEQQSGQGRDKQGGDKQGRGQQQGQQNQQNARGQQGRDKQQDQQDSGQDDKQQAGQGRDNQQNQNQQNQNQQDHDDQGNTSRNRRRRGRDRSERNERGGRTRNEPDTTILEDDVLVPAAGILDVLDNYAFVRTSGYLPGADDVYVSLSMVRKFGLRRGDAIVGQVRQPREGERKEKFNPMVRIDAVNGADPESVRNRVDFSQLTPVHPSERLRLETDASNLIGRIVDIAAPIGKGQRGLIVSPAKAGRTTVLQSIASSITTNNPECHLMVVLIDERPEEVTDFQRSVKGEVISSTFDRPASDHTTVAELAIERAKRLVELGHDVVVLLDGITRLGRAYNMSTSTSGRVLPGGGDSAALHPPKAFFGAARNIEGGGSLTIVAAARIESGSKMDDVIFEEIRDTANMVLRLRGELAERRVFPAIDVVQSGTRREDLLLGEEEVEIIAELRRSFSGMAVEEAAETLLQRLKKSRNNIELLTRLQRSTPATGTGG
- the thrB gene encoding homoserine kinase; translation: MVRFIEGPITVSVPATSANLGPGFDSLGLALALRDELTAEVTDDGIVIGIEGNGADDVPRDESHLVVRAMRAAFDVMQGQPRGLRLHCLNRIPHARGMGSSSAAIVGGIVLARALVAGGQLVMDDEAVFRLAAELEGHPDNVAPALHGGFVISGREANDFWAATSALDPRVSAVVFIPPTPVSTESARGLLPESVPHADAAANAGRTALLVASLAGKPELLPLATRDYLHQDYRESAMPESWALMRALRADGHAAIISGAGPTVLVFTDGPMQPLGDWSTGAAALVARCPEGWTALHLDLETTGARLAG
- the thrC gene encoding threonine synthase, with protein sequence MSGSTGVHQWRGVIEEYRDRLDIPAGTPAITLREGGTPLVESGWLSGLTGAQVWLKVEGDNPTGSFKDRGMTAAISVAAFEGAKAVVCASTGNTSASMAAYAVKAGLKPLVLVPEGKIAAGKMAQAIVHGAQVIMVRGNFDDCLQIARGLSENYPVALVNSVNPIRLQGQKTASFEIVDFLGDAPDFHFLPVGNAGNISAYWLGYNEYVASGNATRRPVMRGFQAEGAAPLVTGEPFPDPETKATAIRVGNPASWKLAEAAASESGGHFTALSDAEILAAQQKLASSDGVFVEPASAAGVAGLLKALEAGESFTGTTVVITVTGHGLKDTATALEGFGELVDNVVDPDVDAAAAAAGLV
- a CDS encoding homoserine dehydrogenase, whose product is MGSGKRLKVAVLGCGSVGSQVVRLLTEQSDDLTARIGAPVELVGVAVRRLDAPREIEVPEGLLTTDAEGLLTRGDIDLVVEVIGGIEPARGLILTALENGASVVTANKALLAEDGPTLFDAAAKAGRDVYYEAAVAGAIPILRPLRESLAGDKVTRVLGIVNGTTNFILDKMETSGAGFAEALEEAQELGYAEADPTADVEGFDAAAKAAILASISFHTRVNAADVYREGISEVSAADVQSARDMKCVVKLLAICELKDGAVSARVHPAMIPATHPLASVREAYNAVFVESEAAGQLMFYGPGAGGSPTASAVLGDLVSAARNRLSDTRGPGESAYADLAVLPMGETVTRYHVAIDVMDRAGVLAAVAQAFAEHGVSIQTVRQEGRGEDAQLVVVSHRATDAQLAATVAHLQDMDMVREVTSVMRVEGESE